In Streptomyces sp. NBC_01426, one genomic interval encodes:
- the afsQ1 gene encoding two-component system response regulator AfsQ1: MPFLLLIEDDDAIRTALELSLSRQGHRVATAATGEDGLKLLREQRPDLIVLDVMLPGIDGFEVCRRIRRTDQLPIILLTARSDDIDVVVGLESGADDYVVKPVQGRVLDARIRAVLRRGEREASDSAVFGSLVIDRAAMTVTKNGEDLQLTPTELRLLLELSRRPGQALSRQQLLRLVWEHDYLGDSRLVDACVQRLRAKVEEVPSSPTLIRTVRGVGYRLDSPQ, from the coding sequence GTGCCTTTCCTGTTGCTGATCGAGGACGACGACGCCATCCGCACGGCCCTCGAACTTTCCCTGTCACGCCAGGGCCACCGTGTGGCCACCGCGGCGACGGGCGAGGACGGCCTGAAACTGCTGCGCGAGCAGCGGCCGGACCTGATCGTGCTGGATGTGATGCTGCCCGGGATCGACGGCTTCGAGGTGTGCCGGCGGATCCGCCGCACCGACCAGCTGCCGATCATCCTGCTCACCGCCCGCAGCGACGACATCGACGTCGTGGTGGGCCTGGAGTCGGGTGCCGACGACTACGTGGTCAAGCCCGTCCAGGGCCGGGTGCTCGACGCCCGCATCCGGGCCGTGCTGCGCCGCGGCGAGCGGGAGGCGAGCGACTCCGCGGTCTTCGGGTCCCTGGTCATCGACCGGGCGGCGATGACGGTGACGAAGAACGGCGAGGACCTCCAGCTGACGCCGACCGAACTGCGCCTGCTGCTGGAACTCAGCCGCCGACCCGGTCAGGCCCTGTCCCGGCAGCAGTTGCTGCGGCTGGTCTGGGAGCACGACTACCTCGGTGACTCGCGCCTCGTCGACGCCTGCGTGCAGCGGTTGCGCGCCAAGGTGGAGGAAGTGCCGTCCTCACCGACCCTGATCCGTACCGTTCGCGGCGTCGGCTACCGGCTGGACTCCCCGCAGTGA
- a CDS encoding ATP-grasp domain-containing protein: MRQRTADQRHRPVAVLLSPRPAVVAAARRAGARTVVVAPDPSVPSDREGAERRVRTDWRDHPRLVGAVARLEEVRRGRAAVFGFDPAGALAAARANEELGLPGTPTAAVTALMDKAALRARSNGLHATHPVSFARCGRADLIPFITTLIGYPCVIKPRWGADGEGVRLVADPAGARSAARGYPTVTDLLVEEYLEGPELAVATLSREGRHRILGWSRRIPAAGPDLTATGHRLPIALDATAAEAVRSLVRAVLDLAGHRDGPSHTEVVLTPRGPRLIEAHARPGADELTHLLRLAHGTDVLGLALAAGLGLPDPPRRPRAAHAGLRYVDFPPGWRTDGAAPGIAAARAVPGVVRVHLEVPRGAVVRRPPTGARHHAYVLAAAPTAGSLGTVLDRATGLLGGRHDAPGVHVVR; this comes from the coding sequence ATGCGGCAGCGGACGGCCGACCAACGGCACCGGCCCGTGGCAGTCCTGCTGAGTCCTCGCCCCGCCGTGGTCGCGGCCGCCCGCCGTGCGGGCGCGCGCACCGTGGTGGTCGCGCCGGATCCATCGGTGCCATCCGACCGTGAGGGGGCGGAGCGGCGGGTACGGACGGACTGGCGCGACCACCCGCGCCTCGTGGGGGCCGTCGCCCGGCTGGAAGAGGTCCGCCGCGGCCGGGCCGCTGTCTTCGGCTTCGACCCCGCGGGCGCCCTCGCCGCCGCCCGCGCCAACGAGGAACTCGGCCTGCCCGGCACCCCCACCGCAGCCGTCACCGCCCTCATGGACAAGGCCGCCCTGCGGGCCCGCTCCAACGGCCTCCACGCCACCCACCCCGTCTCCTTCGCCCGCTGCGGCCGCGCCGACCTCATCCCCTTCATCACCACCCTCATCGGCTACCCCTGCGTCATCAAGCCCCGCTGGGGCGCCGACGGAGAGGGCGTACGACTGGTCGCCGACCCGGCCGGGGCCCGCTCCGCCGCCCGCGGCTACCCGACCGTCACCGACCTGCTCGTCGAGGAGTACCTCGAAGGCCCCGAGTTGGCCGTCGCGACCCTCTCCCGGGAGGGCCGCCACCGGATCCTCGGCTGGTCGCGGCGCATCCCCGCCGCCGGCCCCGACCTCACCGCGACCGGCCACCGGCTGCCGATCGCCCTGGACGCGACGGCGGCCGAAGCCGTCAGGTCCCTGGTCCGCGCGGTCCTCGACCTCGCCGGCCACCGCGACGGCCCGTCCCACACCGAGGTCGTGCTCACCCCCCGCGGCCCCCGGCTGATCGAGGCCCACGCCCGACCCGGCGCCGACGAGCTCACCCACCTGCTCCGGCTCGCCCACGGCACCGACGTGCTCGGACTGGCGCTCGCCGCCGGACTGGGCCTCCCCGACCCGCCGCGCCGGCCGCGCGCCGCCCACGCGGGCCTGCGGTACGTGGACTTCCCACCCGGCTGGCGCACCGACGGGGCGGCCCCCGGCATCGCCGCGGCCCGGGCCGTGCCCGGCGTGGTCCGGGTCCACCTGGAGGTCCCGCGCGGGGCCGTCGTCCGCCGCCCGCCGACCGGCGCGCGGCACCACGCGTACGTACTCGCCGCCGCTCCGACCGCCGGCTCGCTGGGCACCGTCCTGGACCGCGCCACGGGCCTGCTGGGCGGTCGCCACGACGCGCCCGGGGTCCACGTGGTGCGCTGA
- a CDS encoding aldehyde dehydrogenase family protein: MASLFEYAPAPESRSVVDIAPSYGLFIDGEFTEAADGKVFKTVSPSSEEVLAEVAQAGAADVDRAVKAARKAFEKWSALPGSERAKYLFRIARIIQERSRELAVLETLDNGKPIRETRDADLPLVAAHFFYYAGWADKLDHAGYGANPRPLGVAGQVIPWNFPLLMLAWKIAPALATGNTVVLKPAETTPLSALFFADICRQAGLPKGVVNILTGYGDAGAALVEHPDVNKVAFTGSTAVGKKIARHVAGTDKKVTLELGGKGANIVFDDAPIDQAVEGIVTGIFFNQGQVCCAGSRLLVQESIHDELLDSLKRRLSSLRLGDPLDKNTDIGAINSAEQLARITALAETGEAEGAERWSPACELPSAGYWFAPTLFTNVTQAHTVARDEIFGPVLSVLTFRTPDEAVAKANNTQYGLSAGIWTEKGSRILAVANKLRAGVVWANTFNKFDPTSPFGGYKESGFGREGGRHGLEGYLDV; this comes from the coding sequence ATGGCATCCCTTTTCGAGTACGCACCCGCCCCCGAGTCCCGCTCGGTCGTCGACATCGCCCCGTCCTACGGGCTCTTCATCGACGGCGAGTTCACCGAGGCCGCCGACGGCAAGGTCTTCAAGACCGTCTCGCCGTCCTCCGAGGAGGTCCTGGCCGAGGTCGCCCAGGCCGGCGCCGCCGACGTGGACCGCGCCGTCAAGGCCGCCCGCAAGGCCTTCGAGAAGTGGTCCGCGCTGCCCGGTTCCGAGCGCGCCAAGTACCTCTTCCGCATCGCCCGGATCATCCAGGAGCGCAGCCGCGAGCTGGCCGTCCTGGAGACCCTGGACAACGGCAAGCCGATCCGGGAGACCCGCGACGCGGACCTCCCGCTGGTCGCCGCGCACTTCTTCTACTACGCGGGCTGGGCCGACAAGCTCGACCACGCCGGCTACGGCGCGAACCCGCGCCCCCTCGGTGTGGCCGGCCAGGTCATCCCGTGGAACTTCCCGCTGCTGATGCTCGCGTGGAAGATCGCCCCGGCGCTCGCCACCGGCAACACGGTCGTGCTGAAGCCCGCCGAGACCACCCCGCTGTCCGCGCTCTTCTTCGCGGACATCTGCCGCCAGGCGGGCCTGCCCAAGGGTGTCGTCAACATCCTCACCGGGTACGGCGACGCGGGCGCGGCCCTCGTCGAGCACCCGGATGTCAACAAGGTCGCCTTCACCGGCTCGACCGCGGTCGGCAAGAAGATCGCCCGCCACGTCGCCGGCACCGACAAGAAGGTCACCCTGGAGCTGGGCGGCAAGGGCGCCAACATCGTCTTCGACGACGCCCCGATCGACCAGGCCGTCGAGGGCATCGTCACCGGCATCTTCTTCAACCAGGGCCAGGTCTGCTGCGCGGGCTCGCGCCTGCTGGTCCAGGAGTCGATCCACGACGAGCTGCTGGACTCCCTCAAGCGCCGCCTCTCCTCGCTGCGCCTGGGCGACCCGCTCGACAAGAACACCGACATCGGCGCGATCAACTCCGCCGAGCAGCTCGCCCGGATCACCGCGCTGGCCGAGACCGGCGAGGCCGAGGGCGCCGAGCGCTGGTCCCCGGCCTGCGAACTGCCGTCCGCCGGCTACTGGTTCGCCCCGACGCTCTTCACGAACGTCACCCAGGCGCACACCGTCGCCCGCGACGAGATCTTCGGCCCGGTGCTGTCCGTGCTGACGTTCCGTACGCCCGACGAGGCCGTCGCCAAGGCCAACAACACCCAGTACGGCCTGTCCGCCGGCATCTGGACGGAGAAGGGCTCGCGCATCCTCGCGGTCGCGAACAAGCTCCGCGCGGGAGTCGTCTGGGCCAACACGTTCAACAAGTTCGACCCGACCTCGCCCTTCGGCGGTTACAAGGAGTCGGGCTTCGGGCGCGAAGGCGGCCGTCACGGCCTGGAGGGCTACCTCGATGTCTGA
- a CDS encoding PH domain-containing protein: MSSQQPPAEPVYDDRVYRSPMAIVTGVLMLGMVAWLCGDAVLRGEGSTRWVALAIAVCAVPLIVAFTFRPAVFANDDRMRVRNPFRVIELPWAAVDTVRAGYSAEVLAEGSTYQLWSVPVSLRERKRAQRPAGRRGGLTGRGLSPDPAPAGAAADEPLRTGADKVVDELRELAERGATRAGAQGEVRVRWSFEIIAPAVIGAVALIVLLATG; this comes from the coding sequence ATGAGCAGCCAGCAACCCCCTGCCGAGCCGGTGTACGACGACCGGGTCTACCGCTCGCCCATGGCCATCGTCACGGGCGTGCTGATGCTCGGGATGGTCGCCTGGCTCTGCGGGGACGCGGTCCTGCGCGGCGAGGGGTCGACGCGGTGGGTGGCGCTGGCCATCGCCGTGTGCGCCGTGCCGCTCATCGTGGCGTTCACCTTCCGGCCCGCCGTCTTCGCCAACGACGACCGCATGCGGGTGCGCAATCCCTTCCGCGTGATCGAGCTGCCCTGGGCGGCCGTGGACACGGTGCGCGCCGGGTACTCGGCGGAGGTGCTGGCGGAGGGTTCCACCTACCAGCTGTGGTCCGTGCCGGTCTCGTTGCGCGAGCGCAAGAGGGCGCAGCGCCCCGCCGGCCGGCGGGGTGGGTTGACCGGCCGCGGGTTGTCCCCGGATCCGGCTCCGGCCGGCGCCGCGGCCGACGAGCCGCTGCGGACGGGCGCCGACAAGGTCGTGGACGAGCTGCGGGAACTGGCCGAGCGCGGGGCCACGCGCGCGGGGGCGCAGGGCGAGGTGCGGGTCCGGTGGTCGTTCGAGATCATCGCGCCCGCCGTGATCGGCGCGGTCGCGCTGATCGTGCTGCTCGCCACCGGCTGA
- a CDS encoding alpha/beta hydrolase, translating to MAQHAPPARGARLGRAAGANGPVTTVSGVVLLLPGASRWSPGPLRPLARALARSGAAHGLLAHPVVHGAGAREEDAEWAADEVVRRYGDVPVCLVGYDAGGRAVLRAGGHAAVNSVLALAPCLGGASPEEPPEPVRQLSGRQVLIVHGTNDARSDPESSFLLATRAKKANRSTCRFEVHSDGHGLREHQAEVVALGVDFVLGAVFSGRYSRPVTDALAAPPPLGLRMPLASGFGRSLRG from the coding sequence ATGGCACAGCATGCGCCGCCGGCGCGCGGGGCCCGCCTGGGGCGGGCGGCCGGCGCGAACGGCCCGGTCACGACGGTCAGTGGTGTGGTGCTCCTCCTCCCCGGGGCGTCCAGATGGTCCCCCGGGCCGCTGCGCCCGCTCGCGCGGGCGCTGGCGCGCTCGGGCGCGGCGCACGGGCTGCTCGCGCACCCCGTCGTGCACGGCGCCGGGGCCCGGGAGGAGGACGCCGAGTGGGCGGCGGACGAGGTGGTGCGCCGGTACGGGGACGTGCCCGTCTGCCTGGTGGGCTACGACGCCGGGGGCCGGGCGGTGCTGCGCGCGGGGGGCCACGCGGCGGTCAACTCGGTTCTCGCGCTCGCCCCCTGTCTGGGCGGGGCCTCCCCGGAGGAGCCCCCTGAACCGGTGAGGCAGCTCTCGGGGCGGCAGGTGCTGATCGTGCACGGGACCAACGACGCGCGCAGCGACCCGGAGTCCTCCTTCCTGCTGGCGACGCGGGCGAAGAAGGCGAACCGTTCGACCTGCCGCTTCGAGGTGCACTCGGACGGGCACGGGCTGCGCGAGCACCAGGCGGAAGTGGTGGCGCTGGGCGTGGACTTCGTGCTCGGCGCGGTGTTCTCGGGCCGGTACTCGCGGCCGGTCACGGACGCGCTCGCCGCGCCGCCGCCGCTGGGTCTGCGGATGCCGCTGGCCTCCGGTTTCGGCCGGTCCCTGCGGGGCTGA
- a CDS encoding aldehyde dehydrogenase family protein codes for MSEQQNRLSVFKTYKLYVGGKFPRSESGRVYEVTDSKGKWLANAPLSSRKDARDAVVAARKAFGGWAGATAYNRGQVLYRVAEMLEGRREQFVREVGEAEGLSKSKAAAVVDAAIDRWVWYAGWTDKIGQVVGGANPVAGPFFNLSTAEPTGVVTVVAPQDSSFLGLISVIAPVIATGNTAVVIASEKSPLPALSLGEVLATSDLPGGVVNILSGKAGEMGPHLASHQDVNAIDLAGADVALAKELEIAAADNLKRVLRPQPVDDWTADPGTSRLTAFLETKTVWHPTGSLGSGGSSY; via the coding sequence ATGTCTGAGCAGCAGAACCGCCTCAGTGTCTTCAAGACCTACAAGCTGTACGTCGGGGGGAAGTTCCCCCGCTCCGAGAGCGGCCGGGTGTACGAAGTGACCGACAGCAAGGGCAAGTGGCTGGCCAACGCCCCGCTGTCCTCCCGCAAGGACGCCCGTGACGCGGTCGTCGCCGCCCGCAAGGCCTTCGGCGGCTGGGCCGGCGCGACCGCGTACAACCGCGGCCAGGTCCTCTACCGCGTCGCGGAGATGCTGGAGGGCCGCCGCGAGCAGTTCGTCCGCGAGGTCGGCGAGGCCGAGGGGCTGTCGAAGTCCAAGGCCGCGGCGGTCGTGGACGCGGCGATCGACCGCTGGGTCTGGTACGCGGGCTGGACCGACAAGATCGGCCAGGTCGTGGGCGGGGCCAACCCGGTCGCGGGTCCGTTCTTCAACCTGTCCACTGCGGAGCCGACCGGTGTGGTCACGGTCGTCGCCCCGCAGGACTCCTCGTTCCTGGGCCTGATCTCCGTGATCGCCCCGGTGATCGCCACGGGCAACACCGCGGTCGTCATCGCGAGCGAGAAGTCCCCGCTGCCCGCGCTGTCCCTGGGCGAGGTGCTGGCCACCTCCGACCTGCCCGGCGGCGTGGTCAACATCCTGTCCGGCAAGGCCGGCGAGATGGGTCCGCACCTGGCGTCCCACCAGGACGTCAACGCGATCGACCTGGCGGGCGCCGACGTGGCGCTGGCCAAGGAGCTGGAGATCGCGGCGGCCGACAACCTCAAGCGCGTCCTGCGTCCACAGCCTGTGGACGACTGGACGGCCGACCCGGGCACCTCGCGCCTGACGGCGTTCCTGGAGACCAAGACGGTCTGGCACCCCACGGGTTCGCTGGGCTCGGGCGGTTCGTCCTACTAG
- a CDS encoding SigE family RNA polymerase sigma factor encodes MNTLHSTTTSAVVTRLHDVNRRAGVRTATVARPRPTHPVAIDANTYQAVPAARIPSSSEAEFTAYVQERRAALYATAFHLTGDRHEAEDLLQSALFSTYRAWDRISDKAAVGGYLRRTMTNLHISAWRRRKLNEYPTEELPETASDTDAMRGTELRTVLWQALTRIPEPQRTMLVLRYYEGRTDPEIAEILGISVGTVKSSIWRSLRRLRDDEALSFGRDESDSFGELVA; translated from the coding sequence ATGAACACGCTGCACAGCACCACCACCAGCGCGGTTGTCACGCGGCTGCACGATGTGAACCGCCGGGCGGGTGTCCGTACGGCGACGGTCGCCCGTCCGCGACCGACGCACCCTGTAGCCATCGACGCGAACACGTACCAGGCGGTTCCCGCCGCACGGATCCCGTCCTCCTCGGAGGCCGAGTTCACGGCGTACGTCCAGGAGCGGCGGGCCGCCCTCTACGCGACGGCCTTCCACCTCACCGGCGATCGCCACGAGGCCGAGGACCTGCTCCAGAGCGCACTGTTCTCCACCTACCGCGCCTGGGACCGGATCAGTGACAAGGCCGCCGTCGGCGGTTACCTGCGGCGCACGATGACGAACCTGCACATCAGCGCCTGGCGTCGGCGGAAGCTGAACGAGTACCCGACCGAGGAACTGCCGGAGACGGCCTCCGACACGGACGCGATGCGCGGCACGGAGCTGCGCACGGTGCTGTGGCAGGCACTGACCCGCATCCCGGAGCCGCAGCGCACGATGCTGGTGCTGCGGTACTACGAGGGCCGCACGGACCCGGAGATCGCGGAGATCCTGGGCATCAGCGTCGGCACGGTGAAGTCGAGCATCTGGCGGTCGCTGCGGCGCCTGCGGGACGACGAGGCGCTGAGCTTCGGCCGCGACGAGTCGGACTCCTTCGGCGAGCTCGTCGCCTGA
- the deoC gene encoding deoxyribose-phosphate aldolase: MPTTLTAFADVTTSDSALRRFLHGLPGVDAVGLEARAASLGTRSIKTTAKAYAIDLAISMIDLTTLEGADTPGKVRALSHKAVNPDPTDRTTPMTAAVCVYPDMVATAKAALNGADVKVASVATAFPAGRAALPVKLADTADAVAAGADEIDMVIDRGAFLAGRYLDTYELIRSVKEACVRPDGTAARLKVIFETGELSTYDNIRRASWIGMMAGADFIKTSTGKVGVNATPANTLLMLEAVRDFKAQTGIQIGVKPAGGIRTTKDAIKFLVLVNETAGEDWLSNHWFRFGASSLLNDLLMQRQKLSTGRYSGPDYVTVD, encoded by the coding sequence ATGCCCACCACCCTCACCGCATTCGCCGACGTGACGACGTCCGACAGTGCGCTGCGCCGCTTCCTGCACGGGCTGCCCGGTGTAGACGCAGTCGGACTGGAGGCCCGCGCGGCCTCCCTCGGCACCCGCTCGATCAAGACGACGGCCAAGGCCTATGCCATCGACCTGGCCATCTCGATGATCGACCTGACGACGCTCGAGGGTGCGGACACCCCGGGCAAGGTCCGGGCGCTGTCCCACAAGGCCGTCAACCCCGATCCGACCGACCGTACGACGCCCATGACCGCCGCGGTCTGCGTCTATCCCGACATGGTGGCCACCGCCAAGGCGGCGCTGAACGGCGCCGACGTCAAGGTGGCTTCCGTCGCCACGGCGTTCCCCGCCGGCCGTGCCGCCCTGCCCGTGAAGCTCGCCGACACGGCCGACGCCGTCGCCGCCGGCGCCGACGAGATCGACATGGTCATCGACCGTGGCGCCTTCCTCGCCGGCCGCTACCTGGACACGTACGAGCTGATCCGCTCCGTCAAGGAGGCCTGCGTCCGCCCCGACGGCACCGCCGCACGCCTCAAGGTCATCTTCGAGACCGGCGAGCTGTCGACGTACGACAACATCCGCCGGGCCTCCTGGATCGGCATGATGGCCGGCGCGGACTTCATCAAGACGTCCACCGGCAAGGTCGGGGTGAACGCCACCCCCGCCAACACCCTGCTCATGCTCGAAGCCGTCCGCGACTTCAAGGCGCAGACCGGGATCCAGATCGGCGTGAAGCCGGCCGGCGGCATCCGCACGACCAAGGACGCGATCAAGTTCCTGGTCCTGGTCAACGAGACCGCGGGCGAGGACTGGCTGAGCAACCACTGGTTCCGCTTCGGCGCCTCCAGCCTGCTCAACGACCTGCTGATGCAGCGCCAGAAGCTGAGCACCGGCCGTTACTCCGGTCCCGACTACGTGACGGTGGACTGA
- a CDS encoding class F sortase translates to MAHRARPLLAATLLAPVALAALTGCGGSARPAGEAATAPPRIAATPARDASPAPAAPPAALTPLPASEPVRVRIPAAGVDTSPVLRLGLESDGTVQVPSVADGDKIGWYTKGVTPGQTGPAVLIGHFDTARGPAVLKDVSKVHVGDEITVSRADGGSAVFRVRELEQVDKKSFPTTKVYGNTTRPELRVVTCGGEITDGHRPDNIILYADLVG, encoded by the coding sequence ATGGCCCATCGCGCCCGCCCCCTACTCGCCGCCACCCTCCTCGCGCCCGTCGCCCTGGCCGCCCTGACCGGTTGCGGCGGCTCCGCCCGCCCCGCCGGGGAGGCCGCCACGGCGCCGCCGCGCATCGCGGCCACGCCCGCGCGGGACGCCTCCCCGGCGCCGGCCGCGCCGCCGGCGGCGCTCACGCCGCTGCCCGCGTCGGAGCCGGTGCGGGTACGGATCCCCGCGGCGGGCGTCGACACCTCCCCCGTGCTCCGCCTGGGGTTGGAGAGCGACGGGACCGTCCAGGTGCCCTCCGTCGCCGACGGGGACAAGATCGGCTGGTACACCAAGGGCGTCACCCCGGGTCAGACCGGGCCCGCCGTGCTGATCGGCCACTTCGACACCGCGCGCGGGCCGGCCGTGCTGAAGGACGTCTCCAAGGTCCACGTCGGCGACGAGATCACCGTGTCCCGCGCGGACGGCGGCTCCGCCGTCTTCCGGGTGCGCGAGCTGGAGCAGGTCGACAAGAAGAGCTTCCCCACCACGAAGGTGTACGGGAACACCACCCGCCCGGAGCTGCGCGTCGTCACCTGCGGCGGCGAGATCACCGACGGCCACCGCCCCGACAACATCATCCTGTACGCCGATCTCGTGGGGTGA
- a CDS encoding adenosine deaminase, protein MTSETLNVPTPDQIRRSPKVLLHDHLDGGLRPGTIIELAQEAGYENLPETDADKLGIWFREAADSGSLPRYLETFAHTCAVMQTKAALFRVAAECAEDLAEDGVVYAEIRYAPEQHLEAGLTLEEVVEAVNDGFREGERRAKANGHRIRVGALLTAMRHAARALEIAELANRYRDNGVVGFDIAGAEAGFPPTRHLDAFEYLKRENNHFTIHAGEAFGLPSIWQALQWCGADRLGHGVKIIDDIEVAADGSVKLGRLASYVRDKRIPLEMCPTSNLQTAAAASYAEHPIGLLRKLHFRLTVNTDNRLMSGTSMSREFEHLVDTFGYSLDDMQWFTVNAMKSAFIPFDERLAMINEVIKPGYAELKSEWLFRQTASTSGSVSA, encoded by the coding sequence ATGACGAGCGAGACCCTCAACGTGCCCACCCCGGATCAGATCCGCCGCTCCCCGAAGGTGCTCCTGCACGACCACCTCGACGGTGGACTGCGCCCCGGGACCATCATCGAGCTGGCGCAGGAGGCCGGCTACGAGAACCTTCCCGAGACCGATGCCGACAAGCTGGGCATCTGGTTCCGGGAAGCCGCCGACTCCGGCTCCCTCCCGCGCTACCTGGAGACGTTCGCGCACACCTGCGCCGTCATGCAGACGAAGGCCGCCCTGTTCCGGGTCGCCGCGGAGTGCGCCGAGGACCTGGCCGAGGACGGCGTCGTGTACGCCGAGATCCGCTACGCCCCCGAGCAGCACCTGGAGGCCGGCCTGACCCTCGAAGAGGTCGTCGAGGCGGTCAACGACGGCTTCCGCGAGGGCGAGCGCCGCGCCAAGGCGAACGGCCACCGCATCCGCGTCGGCGCGCTGCTCACCGCGATGCGCCACGCGGCCCGCGCGCTGGAGATCGCCGAGCTGGCGAACCGGTACCGCGACAACGGCGTGGTCGGCTTCGACATCGCCGGCGCCGAGGCCGGGTTCCCTCCCACCCGCCACCTCGACGCCTTCGAGTACCTCAAGCGCGAGAACAACCACTTCACCATCCACGCGGGCGAGGCCTTCGGCCTTCCGTCGATCTGGCAGGCCCTGCAGTGGTGCGGCGCCGACCGCCTGGGTCACGGTGTGAAGATCATCGATGACATCGAGGTCGCCGCCGACGGCTCCGTGAAGCTGGGTCGCCTGGCCTCCTACGTCCGCGACAAGCGCATCCCCCTGGAGATGTGCCCGACGTCGAACCTGCAGACGGCCGCGGCCGCCTCGTACGCCGAGCACCCGATCGGCCTGCTGCGCAAGCTGCACTTCCGGTTGACCGTCAACACCGACAACCGGCTGATGAGCGGTACGAGCATGAGCCGCGAGTTCGAGCACCTGGTCGACACCTTCGGCTACTCGCTGGACGACATGCAGTGGTTCACCGTCAATGCGATGAAGTCCGCGTTCATTCCTTTCGATGAACGACTGGCCATGATCAACGAGGTCATCAAGCCGGGTTATGCGGAGCTGAAGTCGGAATGGCTGTTCCGGCAGACCGCCTCGACCAGCGGTTCCGTCTCGGCCTAG
- a CDS encoding VanZ family protein — translation MQRHEGGGSAAIDLRLRLLGGALLAAHLLVVGWLSLRPLDVPWAAAANLSPLEGIRADLAYGPFEAACRIGKGLALLAPLGVLLPLVGGRLAPSPLAAWSSLARTAAAGALVSLSILMLQTAVPGQVVDVDSLLLNTAGVLIAHATVVPVLRARLRRSQGHTPRITRVDLGPWTEVLSAVPREY, via the coding sequence GTGCAGCGTCATGAGGGCGGCGGCAGCGCCGCCATAGATCTCCGGCTCCGGCTCCTGGGCGGGGCCCTGCTGGCCGCCCATCTCCTCGTCGTCGGCTGGTTGAGCCTGCGGCCACTGGACGTGCCCTGGGCGGCGGCCGCGAACCTGTCCCCGCTGGAGGGGATCCGGGCGGACCTCGCGTACGGGCCGTTCGAGGCGGCGTGCCGGATCGGCAAGGGGCTGGCCCTGCTGGCTCCGCTCGGGGTGTTGTTGCCGCTCGTCGGCGGGCGGCTGGCGCCGTCACCGCTGGCCGCGTGGTCCTCGTTGGCCCGGACGGCGGCCGCGGGGGCGTTGGTGTCGCTGAGCATCCTGATGTTGCAGACGGCGGTCCCGGGTCAGGTGGTCGACGTGGACTCGCTGTTGCTGAACACCGCCGGGGTGTTGATCGCGCACGCGACGGTGGTGCCGGTCCTGAGGGCCCGGCTGAGGCGTTCTCAGGGGCACACCCCGAGAATTACCAGGGTCGACCTCGGCCCCTGGACCGAGGTTTTGTCGGCGGTTCCCCGCGAGTATTGA
- a CDS encoding PspC domain-containing protein, which yields MSAITRPRDGRMIGGVCAGLAQRFGIKAKTMRIIFVLSCLLPGPQFLIYLALWVLLPNQKYAAASAHTAW from the coding sequence ATGAGCGCGATTACCCGCCCCCGTGACGGACGGATGATCGGTGGCGTCTGTGCCGGTCTCGCGCAGCGTTTCGGAATCAAGGCGAAGACGATGCGGATCATTTTCGTCCTGTCGTGCCTGCTGCCGGGTCCGCAATTCCTGATCTACCTGGCGCTGTGGGTGCTGCTGCCGAACCAGAAGTACGCCGCCGCTTCCGCCCACACCGCCTGGTAG
- a CDS encoding uridine kinase family protein → MLLTGPSGSGKSSLAARSGLPVLRLDDFYKEADDPTLPLVEGSSDIDWDSPLSWDAESAVTAISRLCAVGRTEVPTYSIATSSRTGTETLDIARTPLFIAEGIFAADIVARCQDLGLLADAICLRGRPSTTFRRRLARDLREGRKSLPFLLRRGWRLMRAERGIVARHTALGAHACGRDEALGRMAACAAGRHRAPASA, encoded by the coding sequence GTGCTGCTGACCGGACCCTCGGGCTCCGGCAAGTCCTCGCTCGCGGCCCGCTCCGGGTTGCCCGTGCTGCGCCTGGACGACTTCTACAAGGAGGCGGACGACCCGACCCTCCCCCTGGTCGAGGGCAGCTCCGACATCGACTGGGACTCCCCGCTGTCCTGGGACGCGGAGTCGGCGGTCACCGCCATCTCCCGACTCTGTGCGGTGGGCCGGACCGAGGTCCCGACGTACTCCATCGCGACGTCCTCGCGGACCGGGACCGAGACCCTGGACATAGCGCGGACCCCCCTGTTCATCGCCGAGGGCATCTTCGCGGCGGACATCGTGGCGCGTTGCCAGGACCTGGGGCTGCTCGCCGACGCGATCTGCCTGCGGGGGCGGCCCTCGACGACCTTCCGCCGGCGCCTCGCGCGGGACCTGCGGGAAGGCCGCAAGTCCCTGCCGTTCCTGCTGCGCAGGGGCTGGCGGTTGATGCGGGCCGAGCGGGGCATCGTCGCCCGGCACACCGCCCTCGGCGCCCATGCCTGCGGCCGCGACGAGGCGTTGGGTCGGATGGCCGCCTGCGCCGCCGGCCGGCACCGCGCCCCCGCCTCCGCCTGA